The DNA window AACCTATCTCTCCCCCTATGCTTCCTCAAACCCCACAGCTTCCCACTGCCCTGCAGGGGAAACTTGTCTAGAAAATACAAATCAATGTTATCTACTCTTTTAAAGGCCCAAATACCAACCAGATGATGTAATTTTTGGCCAAAAACCATGAAAAGAAACCATTAATATTCTGCCTCCCTTCATCAGTGGCTGGAACAGAAACTGTTTCCCTACTACCTGCTGCGGCATGGGAACAATCCCACTCTTCCCTGTGTGCAGAAGGGACCTGATCCCTTGCCCCTGCTGCATtccctttgctttattttgctatttGTGGACAAGGTGATTTCCTGGGCTTTGTTTGGTCctgctgtttttaaagcaagctttctttccttttcatctgtCACTCTTCAGGCACCCCATCaatgcttgctgctgctctcagcttTCCTGCTCACTGCTGTCTCTATCTCCCTCCTCTCATCACTGTGTCCCTGGGGGAGGTCTCCTTTCTCCTGGGGCTTCTTGGGACCCCCAACCCCTGCTCTCTATTGACTCATCCCCATTTAATTTGGAATAATGCTGTAATTTGCACATACTCCCAGGGGTTTAAGTGTGCTCCGTGCACATTTGCCCTGAGGTTTCTTGGTCTGCCTCTGTCACCCTCCCTTTGCTGCTTCCCTGCGCAGAGGGCAATGGGTGCTGCTTGGTTGGGCACAAGTTCTGGTCCTGTTTGATGGGTTTTCTTGTGGAGGTCACAGACTGCTTTAcccctttccctgctgtttCAGGGGGTAGAAAGTGCACAGGGCCTCTTCtgagatggagaagagaaaatcAAATGGTGGGATCCAGAGAGATGTTTTCATCCCTGAAAAAGCTCCCCTTACTGCTGTTGCTCCTTCAGGGTCTCTCTGTGCTGTAGGTGTGACAGTGTCGTGCCCCAGAGCTCTTTGGCTTCGTTGAAATGTCAACAATCCTGAAATGTGAGTGTTCGGTGTGAAACCAGTGGGACctgtggggtttgtgtgtgCAGGATGCGGCACGCTGGCAATGAACCTCCCTCTGTGCCCTCTTGTAGGGTTTGGACGGGAAGATAAGGacaaagaggagaaggaaaagggcaaggaagaagagaagggagaagaggaaaagactgagggagaaaaagaggaggacAAGAAGGAAGAGACAAAGGTAGGGGAATGATGGAGTTTTCTGCTCATCAGCTGCTGAACCATTTGTCAGAGGGGTTTCCAGCCAAAAGTCCCCAGCATGGTGCTTGGGGTGAGCCCAGCACAACTCAAGCCATCTGAAGCTGGGGGCTTGTGTCTCGGGGAGCAAGCAGCTATGGAGTAGGGCCACCTGTATAGGTGAGCACAGTGGAGTGGGGATGTGAATGGTGCAGAGCTCCCAGGTTGCCACcgagccctgtggagaaggatgcttggcacaggcagcagccagggtTTGCAGGGTGCTGGAAAGCACCAGCCTCACCTGATTTACATCCGGACTGTGAAGGAAAGCAGTATCTGACCCATGGCAGCCCCACACATCTGGTAGATGGAGCTGTGTCTTGGAAATCATGCTGCATGCATGGCTTTTTCACTGAGAGACAGCTCTCTCTTTGGTCCCAGTATTCCTAGTCAGTaccctctccttttcctcctatTTCAACTGCTGTAGACAGTGATGTCTGCACTGCACATACCATTGAATCCTTGCTCTTGGCTCTGCAAGTCTTTGTGGGGCCATGGGTACATGTGGCTCCATAGCACCATTAGTGCAAAGCCAGGCTGTAGATATCCACAAGACCAGCCATGTCCCTGACTCTAGCACCAACACCAAATGGGGTGCCAGGGTCCCTGGTGATGCTTGTCCTTTTCTCTTAGCCTCTGCAGAGAGATGGGGGAGaggacaggagcagcagcagcagctccgaCAGCAACTTGGAAGAGGTAACCACACCACTGTGCTGGGACTTACCTGCCCCTCTGCACACCAGCCCTGTGGGGTTTGCACCTACAACCCTCTCTGTGGGTGCTACCAAATACCCAGCGGTGCTAGGGGATGATACATGAACCATCCAGCACTCTCCTCACATGctgttcattttccttttgttcctgcCCCAGGCCCGTGGCAGCAACAAGGACGATGAAAAGGAAGACAAGGACTAGCCTGGATCAGCAGTGCATGCCCTGGGCACACGGAGGAGGTGTGAATGTGAACAGCAGCATGTGCTGGATGGGGCCTGGGCCACTTTTAGCCAAATAAAGGTGTTTGCAGGCTACAAAGAGAACTGCTATTTATTCATCCAGCCACACTGCCTATCCAGTGTTGTGTGTCTTTCTTGAGAGGGAAACAGCCAAGGAAACGAGGTGGGATCTGCGTGAGCAGGGTTTGTTCAACACCATTAAAGAGTGCGGAGAGAAATCCAGGGCTCTGGCTGCCTGGCTTTGCATAGTCCCCCTAAATCACGTAGTATCACTCTCCTTCCCTGTCCCTTCCATGCTGCTTGCtatgggatggagcagctcgAGCAGGGACAGATGGGCTGCACAAGTGGTTGCAGAGCCCTGGGGCTGAGCTGATACAACTGACTGTGATTTCACGTTCATCAAAACCATACGAACAGCAGTTTTAGGCGAACAAACCCCAAGAGCATCCTGTCTTTCCGCAgcgctgccccagcacccagtgTGTGTGCAGCCCAACCAGGGCAGAAACTGGGGaaaaaggagttaaaaataGGGATAAATGATGTGGCACCGCCATCTACCGGGACTGGGACGTGTGGCAGCGGGGCTGGGTTTCATAACCGCTCCGCTGTGTTCTAGGGCTCCCCGAAATCTCCCCATCAACCAAGAACTTCAGTGCAAACCTGAGAACAAGCTCTCCCCTCTGCCTCACTGCCTTGATTGGTTTTCCTTAAGGAGTTTATTTTTAAGGGTATGTTCCCGAATAATGCAGATTTCAGACCAGCTCGAGTTTAAGAGCCAACACCATAGATGATCTAACTTGAAACCACAGAGCATGGCTTTAGATGTTGTTTTCATAGAATAAATACAGCTGGCTCTCATATAATCACAAAAACCAGCAGGAAAGATGCAGAGGAATGTTGTCTTAATTGTCTGGCACAAAGAttaaaggaaaaccacaaaGATGGGAAAAACAAATATCCCTGAAAGCTAAACTGGGTTTCAATGCACTGGTTTGGCTTcagcagggaaaggctgagTCCGAGTGCCTTATTGTTCCACAAACAAGGGTGCCTAATGTAAAATAACCCTGTATGGGGTTATTTTACATATACTAGTTTCCCCTTTGTGCAAGTACACAGGATTCTTGCACAAGACACAACCTACTTCCAAATAGTGTATGGGGTTGTGGCATTTTACAGTCCCCTCAGGCCACGCTCCCATAGGATGGAAATCTCTTGGAATAATGTCTGGACACGAAAACGGGAGGCcctgcctttgctttttaaGTTAAAGGTTGGAAACTGTTCAAACATGCTGTGCCAGACTGTTTTCTGAAGTCAAGCAGGCCTGTAGATGTTCAGGTGGAGCTGGTAGGTGTTGCATCTGACCGGGGTGAgtctctgcttttcagctgacGGCAGCCTAAAAACCTTAACATTGTCCTCTGTACCTTGTGCCCCAGCTCCCAAAGTGGCTGAAGGGCAAAGGCTGTCTGCAGTTGGCTCAACCAATGTCACCTCACACTGCACCAAATCTCAGCATCTTTATGGCCTTAGCACCAGCACTGGGTGCACCCCACACTGCTGGGCCAAGTAAAGTTCTTCTGGTTGCTGTTTATGTTTTACGCTCCCTGCTTCAGGCCACTGTGCTAAGCAAATGCATGCAGCCAGATCCCTGTGGCACAAGAGACATTCTGTCCTACCTTCAGTACCTCATCCTCACGTAGCTTGCTCCCCTTCTGCACCCATGTGATGCCTTGACTTGAAGTGCTCAAGGCTCCACAGAAAGCTGTGGGGGTGAAAGCCACTTCTGGTGTCCCCAAGTCCTCATTGTGTTGCAGCCCTGGCTTGAAACCAGGTGACATGAATGGGTATCAAGAATGAGCATTGGTGCCAGCCACGTGGATTGGGACTCTAAAAACACTCAGTGGAGGAGGCAAAAAGTGAAAGTGGAACGTTTGGCTTTGGGGGATGCTGAGAACCCTCAGCCACAGGGGGACAGTGGCTGTCCTGCAGGACGTGTCCACCAGCATGACCTCCGTGTGCCAAGACAGCTGTTTGCACACAGACGTGACAGCCAGCAGCTTCCCAAGCACTGCTGGGCATGAGGTCTGCCTTCATCGGGGTGTTCAACAACCTCATTTGCCTGAAGCATCTGCAAGGGTCAGTCTGGGGCTCCTTGGGGCTGCTGTGCCTTGAGCTGGCTGGGAGCGGAGCGAGGACAGAGCCGTGCTGAACACCCGTTGTGTCAGGCTCTGGAGGGGTGGAGTAGGAAAAGAGGACCAGCAAGAGAAACTGGCAGCCATGGAGTCGCTTAAGTCTTGTTTACATGCAGTTGTTCCTCTTTATATAATAAcctctgctggtgctgctcacagcatcaGTACCTGTAGGAACTCATAGCAGCAGACATGCTAGTAGAGCTTAGATACAGAGAAAGAACTGATTTCCATACCAGTTCATGCAGAAGTGCCCCAAATAGAGGCATTTTTTCTATAAATGTCAACAATTTCAGAACAGAAAGTTTGGACCTTTGTTTTTGCAATGCTTTTTCTCGTCTTGCATCTAGAGGCTTTATTATGTAAAGAGTCCTATTAGGGAAACAAGCCTCACTAAGGTAGAGATCAAAAGGAAATCTTTCCTCTGCTCCCAAGAGGCCTTCATGGAAaattttaagctgccttttcaTTCCActaagaaatggaaacagaaatcctGACTTTCCCAGACAAGCTGATTCCTGCAGCCCTGCTTATGATCCACTAATCTCTGCAGAGAGCCAGGCAGAGGCTTCCTATGAAATGACTCTTCTATTTTTGTGCTGAATAATAAGGAAACTAAAAACCAAAGAGAACTTGAATCTTGCAAGTGAAGGGTGTTTCGGGAGGGTAAATCCCTGCTtctgcccctgctccctgcagagcactCACATTTGCTCTTCTTTGTGCTGCGTTCTCCTACAACCTGTCCCTTCCTTCTGAAAACCTGTAAATAAAGACTTTCTGCTAAGTTAATTCACAACTAAAAGTTATAGTCACTGAACTGCCTGGGATTCATTCATATTAAAATGACTCTAAGGATACACAACTTCCACAGCACCCTTCTCTCTCCTGCAAACCTTTCCAGGACTCCTGCATTTGCTCTTTCGGAAGAGCGGAGCCGGCTCTTTACTCTCCAAACCTCCCATTCCTAAAATCCACCCAGAAACGGTGCCAGGCTTCCTGCCAAGGAAAACCTGCAGTGTGCTCTGGCAGATCCACTGGGACAGGTTTCTGGgtgacagctctgctgagcacaaACAACTTGACCTCTTTAGAAGCCGTGACGTCTGTGCGTTATGAAAGGGTGCGCTGGGGCAATGACTCACTCACCCAAACACATTCACCTGCTGTCCAAAGTGCAGCGAGAGGTGGAGGAGAAACAGCCCACGGAAGGAGAAAGGCACAGCCAGAAGTCCTCCTCTGCACCTCGAGCTGAGAGCTCTGCCCAGGCCACcgctgctgcagccagccagggAGCCCACAGGCAGATgtacatagaaccatagaatggttagggttgaatGGAACCTTAATTGTGGTTCCTTCCAGCCGCAATTATGAGACACAGCCCTGCTCATCCTGCCTGAAATGAGCCCAGTGCCTGTGGTTAGGGCTTCacactgcctggctgtggggAAAGGGAGCCGTGGGAAGACCCTGAGCATTGCTCCCCAGGTCTCCTTCATGGTCAGATATGGGTCTTAGCTGGGATCTGAGCCACTGGTTTTGCAAGATGTCCTCATGAAGAAGAACACTGAATTATTaggctggtggtggtggagatTCTGGAGCTGAAGGAATGAAGACCAGGTTAGTGGAAAGCGGTCACAAAAGCTCATCTGGAAAAACATCTGTAAAGGAGCCAACACCAAAGGCAGAGAGCAGGGGAAAGATCTGCAGCCCCCAAAGCAGTGTAGTCAGGGTGAGCATTTACCCAGCAGCTCATGGCCACTGGGGAAGGGAGTATTTGTGGAGcagatgctcagctgcaggaccCCACCATGCCCGTACTTCCCTGCATCCAGACAACACTGCTAGCACCAGAAGATTTGCCCCATGAAGGGGAGCCAGGCTTCTCCAACAGCTACCACCCTTCTAGGACCCACTATGGTGTGAGGTAAGTGGGACAAGCTGGACCCTGGAcctgccctgcccatggcaggataGAGGCATCGCTACAGAGCATCCTTTGCTATCTGCAGAGCTCACCCGCTGCCACTTGTAGCCTCCTTTGGCAAAGCGAAAAGGCAGCGCTGGgtccctgccagccctgctggcaTCTCCATCAGGTGGGTGGGAGCtcaacaggaaaaggaagaaaaggaaggaatgaggGAGGTGGCACATACTCACTTCTTGCTGCGGCAAGGAGCCAAGGCCACACGGGCTGGTGAAtgagcagggcagggcagccTGGTGAGTCCCTGCGCTGCAGTGAGGGGCCACCACAGCATCACCCCTGGACACACGTCCCCGGTCAGGCATGTGGCACCCAGCAGCTCGTGAAGCCGGTGCTTTTGTCTGACCCTGTAGTGATGATGGGTTATACGTCAGCTCTCTCATTTTGGAAGGTGAAGTTGGTGATGTGATCTGACCCACAAGGACACAGCTCCCCAGGGACACCAACCCTCTAGGAAGTGGAGGAGCTTGCTGCAGTGTAGAGGTGGAGTTATGTCTTCAGAGTGGGCTTCTTAAGGCTTTTCCTCCCCTAATCACTTGGTTATGTTATCCGTGTTCTTACGCACCCTAGGATTAGATGGTGCTGAACAAGCTGTGCTGACTTTGGGCCCCTCCGTGGGATCCCCTACAGATGGGGGATCTTCAGCTCCACttgaaacacaaataaaacaacTTCAAAGCGTCAAGGCAAGCATATAGCACCCTGCACCACAGACCATGGTCTTGTCACCTATCCTAGGGATTCCCCCTGGATAATGGGGACAATTCTGACGTTGCTTTTAGCTGTTCTCCCATCTCAGGGGTACGTGGCTTGTACATGACCGCCCATGGAAAAAGACATCTCCATGCATTTTGTGTGGGACTTGCTTCCAAGACCGAGTGTTTATGTTCTGCCAAACTCTTGCCAAGATATTTCGCTCAAGAGAGTAAAATGAGCCAGATACGGATCTCGGCTGTCCCCCGGTGACTCTCCAGTTTCCAGGAGTTCAGGCACCAGCCCAGTTACATGAGCATGAGAGAACATTACATCGCAGCTCTGTGTCCTGCCAGTCCACGTAGTAGCCAACTCATTTCTCTAGGAACAATGATGCCGCCTCAGGCAAAGCCTGCATGACTCAGAAGGGAAAAtattaaagttttctttaaagcaaaatattaacGTTTTCTTTAATTCCCCAACCCTGTTTACATCTGATCCTCCTTACCAAGGCAGTCAGGGCCTCTCTGAGCTGTCAAGCAGCAGTTTCAGCATACAGGAGCCACACCATGTAATTTATATGATTGCTCCCTTCCCCACACCtagccagcacagcacagacctTGAATACCAAACACCAAGGAGCGGTGTGGCAATCTGCTTGCCTCTGCCCAAGAGAAAACCAGGTATGGAGCAGCTCCCCTTATTGCATAGAGACCTGAAAGAAACAATGCTTGTTATAAAAGGCAAGCTGTGAGTCCAGATGAAGTGTCTCCCACACCACCTGCTTCCACTTCCTTTTGCTTCACTCCCAGGACTGGCTTTGAACCATGTGTGGCAAAGAGAAACGGGGTGGTTGAATAACATCCTGGATCTAGAAATACCATgatgcaaagaaagcaaaaaattgcAGGAAGCTGATGTGTTTGTTGACAGGCTGGGAGGGGTATGATGCAAATAACTCCCTGCATGTTTGCACGTACTGAGATGTAAAAATGGTTCCCTACACCAACTCTGGCGGCTTGCAGACTGGCAGCAAAAGGTTGATGTAAACCACATGGGCGTGAGTGGGTCTGCACAGGGGCTGAGGCTGGATTTGACCTTGGCTCTTTGCCTGATCACCCAGGAGGCTGCACTGGCTCTTACACAATCATGACAGCATCAGCCCTGAGGGGCCCTTGCTGATGTGGGATCCCCATTCACAATGCCAacattttcctcctgcagctgcctttggaaCAGGAAAACTTGTTTTGCCTCTGTGCAACAGGACTTTCAGGTCTGATGGTGACAGGCTCATCCTGGCAGGAGGCTCGTGTGCAGAGCTGGTATAGCTGTGTGCAAACAGGGTCATGACATTCGGGGTGCAAGCTGCTGTTCAGCAAGCGCTTGTAGTGCCTTTGGAGACACTCTAAGGAGTATGTGGGAATCTCTGGACAATAAAAGGGCACCACTGGGAAGGTGTTGTCACCTTTGAGCTACTCCTTAACCCCCCATGTGTCAAAATCAAATGTCAGTGCCTGCGACAAAGATTTATGTACTAAACAGCCTGTGTGGATCCCCTATCCCCATGTTGTGCTGTCAGCAGCCTGGACCACATTAATGAGGTGCACAAATGGTGCCTGTGGCTGGGAGCCAGAGGAGCTGGTTTTGCTTGCAGTTGACACCTGAACTCCTCACTCTGCATTGACCTGGGCTGTTTCCCACCTTTAAAGTGGAAGTAAATTATATAAACTAAATCCTATTGTGCTTTGCAAACAGCTCTGAGCACAGTGTGATCTGTTCTGTGTTACACAAAGCGTGGAGTCCTCATCTGGCCAGCAGAAGGGTTAGCACTCAGCATTTAAAGCTTTATGTTTGTTGCAGTTATGTACTGAGtcagcacaaacacagcagtGACAAGAGAAAGCAGCTGGAGTTCAGAACCAGCTCAGCTCTGGGtggaatgaagaaaacaaattgttCTTGCCCTGGTGTTAATGAAGCCTGGTTCTCAATGGACGTATGTGTCCTGGTTGGTTGATTTCTAACACATTATGCAAaggcagcacatcctcctcACTGCTTATGAGGCGCTGGAGAGCCCACACACGTGAGAATGGTTGTGGAGTGAATCaggaggtggggaaaaaaaccaaagcaggtCCCAGGGAACAGCCCAGTGTCTGATGGAGTGATGGAAGATGCTTTGCTCCTCACCCGACTCTGGCTGCTCCCACCCTGAGCCACACAAACAGGTTATAGGAGCGTTTTTCAAGTGCATCGCTGCAAAGTTGGCCACAGAAGCTAAAATCGCCCTTATTTCACAGCTCAGGAGCCATGAATGTGTCCTTGAGGGGAAGCCTAGAGGTGAGACGGGTGAGGGCTCCCTGGTGGCAATCTTTTGTTTTAGTGAATAGGAAGGTTTTGGTGGAAAAACCAGCCGTGGTGAGAACTAAACCATGAGAGGACAGTGATATGAATGAGCCTTGCTCATCTGAGAAATGCCCATGGGACAACTGCTGGGGAAAGTGATGTGGCAGGTCCCTCTGGGAGGGCAACCAAAGACTGATCCTGCAATGGGGAACATGGAAAATGTTGCCCATGGGGTAGAGTCCCCAACAGCCCCACAAAGCTCCTGGGCAACTGCTGTCCTTAATGCCACACTCAGGAGGTGTTCAGGGCTATGCTGCTAAATATTGCCTGAGATTTCTCCAGTATGAAGGGATCACTCAAAAAGATAACGGAGGAATATATAAAACCTTCCAAGCCTACACAAAATACTTAGCTGTTGAGCTTTTAACACCACTCATAAGCTGTTTAATATAATTACAGTagattttgaaacaaaacctgCTCTACAGCCTAAACCATCACCAGCCACTCCCTTAGTGAGGCATGGGTTTCACCAGCACTTATGACCCACTAGTTATCTCCCTCCCAGAGCATCCCTTCCAG is part of the Lathamus discolor isolate bLatDis1 chromosome 10, bLatDis1.hap1, whole genome shotgun sequence genome and encodes:
- the LOC136019913 gene encoding protein FAM133-like; the protein is MSTILKWFGREDKDKEEKEKGKEEEKGEEEKTEGEKEEDKKEETKPLQRDGGEDRSSSSSSDSNLEEARGSNKDDEKEDKD